ACTATGAGTTTCTTGGCAATTTTAATTACAGCTACTCCTTTACTGTAACCAAGAACAATATAGCTATAAACCATCCCTTTAACTTTACACCAATTCCATTTGATACTATAACTGTAGATATTAATTATTAAACTTAAACACTTCGAAATGAAAAAAAAACTTACCCAAGTGATTTTTGGATTGTTAATCCAATTAATTGCAAGTACATGCCTATTTGCCCAATCTGATAGCATTACTCATTTTTTAAATAAAAGTGGAATGCAAAGTAATCTACTTTTTCCTGTTTTTGATTCTGTTTTTGACGGGCATTATAATGGAAATGACAATAGACCGACTAAAAATTTTACACACTTTCAATTTTGGGTGATATACTGAGTTTCTCACTAAGCCCTATTGCAATTCCAACATGATACTATTGTTAAGAGGGCATCATATGAAATACAAGTCAACAATAGAATTCAGATACTTATAATAAATTGTAAATACGATAAGTTGAAATCAAATGCAATTACCGATAGTCTTATTTCTGTAGTTAATGGAAAATTCTATGATGTGTTTCCTAGAAACTCAGATCCCTTTGAACAAGGAATTATTTTTAGTGCTGCTCCCCTAAAGGAAAAATTGTTGGAGGGAAATGTAAAATTTTACTTAAGCCGAGATTTCTTCATTAGCAACCAACCAGACCCAGCACAAATTGAAATTGATTTCGATGATGGTGTTGGCTATCGAATTGTAAATTTTGGTAATGAAATTCTAATAAATTATTCAAATAACAATACTAAAAATATTAGAGTTAAATTAATAAATTCTAATGGTACAAACTTAAAAGCTTCTGCCACTTCTTCGATTGAATATTGTATCGGAGCTTATGATGCATTAACAAACCCAAATGGATATCCTCCTATTGACGAAAATATTGCTGTTTCGTCAATGATTCCATACTTTGGAGCAAACTATGAATATCCTGTATCCTTACCATTTTGCCATTTTCACAAATTTCTCATGCTTCAGGCTTTGGCTTTGCAAATGTTTATATAGCTTAGGAGTCGGACATCCTAAAGGTCAGTTAGTAAAAGCCATTTGTATTTGTGGAAGGTTGATTTTGGTGCAGAGACATCAATGAGCGATGGGAACAAGATTATTCGAAACAGGGATATTGGCTGGTGTGAGTTTTGGGGTAGAAGTTATGACCAAGCGGATGCAACAAATTACTTGAAGGGAAATATAGAGTTTATCCATTCTCTTGAGATTCTAAATGCTCTTTTAAATGAAGGATACTGATATTATGTTTGTTGACTTTTACGATGGCGCTGATTATATTCAACGCAGTGCTATAGTTATTGTGGAAATATTAAATACAATAAAAGCACGTCAAGCAAGCGGAGGATATGCTCATCAACCAACAGTAGTTTTGGGTGCAAGTATGGGAGGGCAAACAGCTCGTTACGCACTCGACTATATGGAGCAGCACAATCTTAAACATTGCGTTCGAAATTATATTTCCTTTGATTCTCCTCATAATGGTGCTAATATTCCGATTAGTCTACAACAATGGCTGGAATTTTTTGCACACAATGGTCGAAATGGTGGAAGCATTTCAGCACAGCAACAACTTATTAGAAAATTAAATAGACCAGCAACTCGCCAATTGCTTGTTAAGCATTACGATGATGGGAATAGTTATACTTTCACAGATAGGATTAATTATCAGGCTGAAATTGATGGAATGGGATTTCCTCAAAAATGCAGAAAAGTTGCAGTGGCCTGTGGAAGTAAGTTTGGGTCTGAACAGGATAATTTATCTGCGGGGCAGCAATTGTTAAAAACAGAATGGACGCCATCCCTATGTTTAAACACTACTTTTATGAAAGGTGATTGCTATGCAATTGACCAAAGTGGCAGCATGACTTTTTCACGGAAGGCATTTAAAACAGCTGCATTAGCTTGTTTTCCAGCAGGATTCCTAAATTCCGCTGCCGGCCTTGGCCCTAATCCATCAACAATACTTGCAGGCACTATGTCATGTGCTGCATGCGCAAGTGCTTCATTTTTATTTGATAGTAAAACAAAAATATGGCAGCTGGAAGTGAAAGTTGGGATAATGCACCAGGTGGCTGCAGGTACACTGCTGAACAAATAGCTGTTGAATACAACGCAACGGTTGCAGACCCCAGCTCATATGGCTTAGGGGGTTCAGCAGATGCTAATCCAACAGGTCAACCATCTAATCCTCATGAAAGTTTCATTCCAACAGTAAGTGCTTTGGGTATGTTCGGTAACCCAAGTTTAACTACTAATGTATCTTCAACTATTCAATTTGATAATCTACCAAGCCCTCAATATCCATTTGATGCTTATTATGCCTCATCAACAAATAAATTACATGTAGAATTAGAGTCAGGATTAACCGCAGGCAACTCAGCACCAGCCGGTAATATGGATTGGGCACATAAAGAAATATTAAATAGTGAGCCAACACTTCCGTTTTTATTGAATGCATCTTCACCCAATGCTGGCACCTATAATATGTGCCGCATCCAAAATCGATTCCTGACCAATTGCACTGTTGACAATGGTGGTTTTTTATTAATCAATAGAAATACAAATGCCGACTTCTCTTTTGCCACAAGTCCTATGCCTCCTGCAGGAGTTAATCCTCCAATTCAAGGTTCTACATTCGAAGTGCAAACCTGTGATTGTGGAGTAACTATTGATATTAAGGCTGGTGGAGTATTTATTTTAGGCGACGATGCGTTTTCCAATAAAGCAGTTGTTACTTTTCATAGTGGTGATAACTTATACTTAAGAAGCGGATCTCGCATTAAAATTGAAGATTACTCAAAATTGATTCTTGAACAAGGCGTAAACTTAATAATAGAACCGGGTGCCCAAATAATTCTTCAAGGAGAACATTCTTTATTTGATGTTCAGGGTATTTGCGATATAAATATTCCCACAAACGGAACCATTTTATTTGATAAGGGTTCAGCATCTACGGGCGGTGAAATGCATTTAAATACTGGCACATTTATTATTAATGGGAATGCTAATTTGACGAGCAATCAATGTAAAATAAAACTAAATGATTATGTTTTCAATTACCGTCAAAATGCTCACATTAATTTGAACGGAGAAGAATCTACCTTGCAATTTGGAGGTATAATTAATCTGCAACCTCAAGCTGGTTGCATTTTAGCGGAGATGGATATTTTGGATTTAAATTAAATTGGGTCGGTAATGGTGATATTAATTTACATGGAGACGCTATTAATTCAATAACACTACAAGGGAATGGTAAAACAGATAAAGTTGCAGAAGTGGTGGCACAGAGTTATGTAAAAGCCGATGATAATTTAAGTATTCAGGTTATTAAAGATGGCTTAATTGAGTTTGGAAGGGATGCAAGTTGGCTAATGGCATCAAGTTATCGTTTAGACAATTTAAAAGCCACAAGTATATCTGGGCAACATGGTGGTGGTGATGGTTTTGGGTTTGCGCAGTTCCTAACCATCATATTGAAAATGTAAATTTTGTTGCATTGAAAAATGGACTCAGTGCATATTTGATGTGGGGAACTGCTAAAACGTTACGTTTATACAATTGTACTTTTGAAAGATGTTTAAATGCTTTTAAGTTTGAAGATAAAGGGGTTATGCTGGAAAACATTCAATTTATTGACTGTCATTTCCCAATTACTGGTGTTAACTCGAGCACCCCAAATTATTTTACGAATATTGATATAAAAGATATGGGTGATAATTTCGATGAGGCCATAAAAATTTCATCAGCAGGAACATCAGCCACCTATATGAACAACTGTAATCTTCATAAAAGTCAATTTGGTTCATATAAAACAGGAATTTATTATGAGGGAACAAGTTGGTTAAATCTAAAATGCTGCAATATTACAGCCTCTACCAATTCGATGTACTTGTGGAATAATGTATCTTTAAATGTTAGTCCACTAATAAATAACCCGTCTGGCTATAGGTTTGGAGGTAATAACAGTTTCCGACAGAGGAAACAGTATAAACTTTACAACTACAAATCAAATTAATCTTGAAAATGGATACAATGATTTTACTGTAGACAACCCGATTCTAAATCAAGGCTCTGTCATGCTTGGAAGTATAAATACATATAGCATCAATTCCCTCACAGGACAAAAATTTATTCCCGCTCATAATAACAAATGGGTAGATGAGCCTTTACCGATTACAAAACCCAACTTACCAAGTAACCTGACATATATTGCATTGCTTGGTAATTCATTGACAGGGCGAATTAATATTATTGATGATTCTCCAAATTTTAATGTTTGTGCAGAAGGCCCGAGCCCAGACCCAATTAATTATTATGGGCTTGGCTTGCCAATTAACTATTGTCCAAAATGCCCTCCTGTTAAAAGCGAAAACTTCTGGAATACTCCTATGAACGATGCCTTGAAATCTGCTTTAACGTTATCTGTTGACGAATCGAATAGCGATAATTTTGTTAATTCATTTTCAATGTTTTATGATATTTTTAATAAATCAATTACATATGAAGAAAGTCGGATTAATTGGGAAACAGAATTTGCATATTTAAAACTAAAGGAATTATTTGGAGTATTAATAATAGAAGATAAAATTGCCAAAGTAGATGAAAGTAATGAGTATTGTGCAAAAATTTTAAAAGCAGAAAGTAGATTGATTGAATTGAGTAGAGAAAAGGATGATGACCTAAAGGAATTTTATTATTCAATAGATTTAGCAACAACATATAGATTGATTGGAGATTATGAAGCAGCCTTAAGAATTTTTGAATAGTTTGGCTCCATGCTTAAAATTAAAAGAAGAACAAATTAAATTTTTAAACAATTGGATTTCACAAATTGAAACGGAGCAATTACTTAAAAGTGGCGCAATTAGTCTTTTTGAATTTGATGATTACATAAAAATTCAATCTTCTGGCAATCGAGAATTCAAAACAATTGGCAATACCCAAGCGAATATAGATACGATTATTGAAACTTTTGTATCGCCAGTAGTGCCGCTTATCCACCAAACTGTTTATGATAACTTAGGTAATATTTATAGTGTTTCTTCTAACATGGATTCCGTTTCATTGAATTATCATATAACTAAAACTGACTCAACAAATTCAATAATTTGGGAACAAATTTTTGATGGTAAAAATGGTGGTGCTGACTCATCTTATGCAATTCTTATGGATGATAATAGTTTTTTATATGTAATTGGAAAAAGTTGGAACGGAATTGACTATGATGTTGTAACTTTAAAATATGATACTGCGGGGAATATGTATTGGAAAGCAATGTACAACGACATGGTAATCGGAAATGATGAGCCAATTGGTTTCGAAATAGATTCAACATTTCGCATGAAAGTATACGTCAAATCATCAAATGATTCTGTCCAACTTTTTAAAACAATATATTACTCCCAGTGTGACACAGCTTGTGCTCAAAACTACAGACTTAAAAAGGCCAATCAAGATAAAAGTTTAATTGTTATTGATGCCGATTTAACACTTCAGGTTTACCCAACACCGGCAAGTGACAAATTAAATGTTCTCTTAAAATCCAATAGTCACAGTGAAACTTTTTTAATGAAAATGTACGATATGACAGGGAAACTTGTTTTTAGCAGAAAAATCAATTACAAATACGTAATGGATATTTCAAACTTTAAAAAGGGTGTGTATCAGCTTGTAATTTCTGATAATTCACATTCATTAAGGCATAGAATTGTAATAGATTAATAAAAACTTCATTTATTGTAAAAGTAGATTTGACATTATTCAGTCTCTCACACAGAGCCCTTTTACATTAATTAAGAAACTACTGGCAAACTTTTGAATATCCTGAAGAGTTGCCAAGCCTTTAATATTAAATATTTCAGAGTTATTAATAATGACTTTTAGAATAAAATACATTTTGTTATTGATAAAGCTGAAAACAAACTAAATTATTGAAAAAGAAAACCGATAAAGCTTCAATGTGAGCAAAAATCTAACGAAAGAGCATCCAAAAGGTATCCAAATAGTATGTATAACTATCATGTTGCATCCAATTGCCATCCAAATAGTATCGAAATGGCATCAAAATGGTATCCAATTGCTATCGAAATTAATTGAAATTTGTATCTCCGAATTATCCGCAATGCATGAACTTCATCGATAATTCAGTTTATGGTTTAAAATTGTAGATTACAACGTAAATATCTTTGCCAATTGAGGAAATAATGGGCTTAATTCTGGTATTTTTTTCAAAATAATAAGAAAAATAGAGAGTGTAAAGTAGATTGTGTAAACAGCCTAGAGACGGCATCTGCTTTCAAAGATAATTAAAAACTGATACAGTATTATTCCCCAATCCTTGATTGATTTACCCCAAGCAAACTCGATGTTTTTTATGGATAAATAAATTGATTTTGTTGCGGCATTTTCATTTGGGAACTGGGTTTTAGTTTTGGTGTATTTTCTAATACCACGATTTAGATTTTCAATAGTATTTGTAGTGTAGATGAGCTTTCTAAGCTCCAGAGGATACTCAAAATAGGTGGTTAAATTATCCCAGTTTTCTTCCCATGAAGTGATTGCATATTTGTACTTGGCTTGCCATTTTATTTTAAATTTTTCGAGCTCATCTAAAGCAACTTTTCTGTTTATAGCGGTGTAAATATTTTTTAAGTCCAGGCAAAATTCTTTTCTATCCTTCCACACTACAAACTTGCAGCTATTGCGGATTTGATGCACTATGCAGAGTTGTGTTACAGCTTCAGGGAATACTGCTTTTATGGCCTGAGTAAAGCCCTTTAAGTTATCTGTACAGGCGATTAAAATATCCTCTACTCCACGCAGCTTTAGATCGGTGAGAACTGTCATCCAGAAGGCAGCTGATTCTGTTTTTTCAATCCAAAACCCAAGGACTTCTTTCATTCCATCTGGTGTAAGTCCAATAACAATGTAAACACATTTATTTATCACCTTTCCATCCTCTCTAATCTTGAGAACAACACCATCCATCCATACGGCAAAATAGACAGGTTCCAGAGGCCGCTGCTGCCACTCTTTGGCAGATATCATTATGCCTTCGGTGATATTGGAAACGGTGGTTTCACTAATTTGTAATCCATAAATATCTTCTACCTGCTTACGTACATCAGAAGTAGTCATACCCCGGCTATACATACCAATTATAGCATCTTCAATTTTGCTACTGATGGTTTGGCCTTTACTGATCACCTGAGGTTCAAACTCTCCGTTCCTGTCCCTTGGAATGTTTAATAGGACCTCCCCAACATTCTCGGTAGTGATTGTTTTTGGAAAAGAACCGTTCCTGCTATTACCAGTGTTATAGCCTTCCTTAGTATGTTTTGAATAGCCAAGATGCTCATCTAGCTCGGATTGAAGCATCTCTTCAATGCCCTGCTTGAAAACAGAATTAAAATATTCCTGAAAGGATTCCTTGTTCTTAAACTGCTTGAAAAAACCTTTGGGGAAGTGCTCACCCGGTTTCGTTTTGTTCTTGTCCATTGTATGATTTGTTTTAAAGTTACGTTAAAATCCAATACTGGCTGGCGCTCCGTTTCGCTACGCTCCACTCCGCGCCAGCCAGTATTGGGCGCACTCTAAAACTGTTTACACAATCTACTTTATACTACCGAAAAATATGGTAATTAATGAGTAATCAATCAGCTAAAATGAGTTATTGATTAGTTATTACTCGTTAAAATGAGTTAGTAATGAGTTATCATCTGCTAAAATGAGTTATCGATGTGTTATTATCACGAAAGAATGAGTTATTGATGAGTTATTATCACGAAAGAATGAGTTATTGATAAGTTATTATCACAAATGCATGAGTAATTGATAAGTAAAAATGTGTTTTGATGAAATATAATTCTATTAAAACGAGTTTATATTAAGTTATTAGTTAGCTAAAGTCATTGCAATATCAGTAATTCGGAAATTACTTAGCGCTATTGATTAGTAAAACCATCATTCCCTAAAGAAATACTTAAGTATCCTAAAGAAATTTATTGTTAGAATCAGTTTGCGATTAGCAATAGCCGAGAATAATTGATTCTTATTGTGGTAACATCATAAATGTTGGTTAGAATTATCTACTATTTTCTTTGATGTTAGCGGAATTATCATCAAAACTTTGGAAATATAATGAAAGAGGTCTGTAAATATTGTGTTTGTAATCTTTGTCAAGTGTTTTTATAAACTAACTGTAGCTCAACAACTTTGTAACCAAAATTAAAAACACAAAGCATAAACTTTTTAGTAAAATGTGTATACTTACATAAATTATATTTATTATTGTATTAAATATAATATTATTCATACCCAATATTTAACTAATGATGAATCAAAATATATCCATTGCTCCATTCTGGGGAGCTGAACCAACATTTTCTAATCTTGAAAAGCTTACAGATTTCCTGTTGGAAGAGAGATTTACAATTAAGGATTTGGGGGTGAGTTATACAAATATCACCTATTGGGATAAGCAAGGTATTTTAAGTTTTAACCGTAGCGCTGGGGGCAAATGGCGCAACTTCAATTTTATTGATTTTATGTGGATTAAGACTGTTGACGAATTAAGGGAAATAGGCATTTCAACAAAGCTCATTAAGGCAGCAAAAAAAAACTTGTTTCAACCATTTAACATGAAGCCTTATATGGAAAATATAAAAGCTAACCCTGATGAATTTGAAATAATTACTAAAAATTATTCTAAGGAGGAAAGGGAAAAATTGAAAAAGATCTATGCTCAAATAGAAAAGAAACCTACCAATAAAAAAATCACACAATTTTATTATGCGATAAATCATGCAATTCAATTAAACGAACAGATAAAGCTAGAAATCTTTAAAGATGGATCGGTAATAATTCATCCTTACCAAAATCTCAATACTCAGGAGGAGGTATTGAAGGTAATTAATGATTTACATATTAGTATTTCCTTAACGACTATCCTTAAAAACTTCCTGACTGGATATAGTGAACATATTACTCATGTGATGACAGAATTAAAAATTTTGCAACCCAATGAAATTAACCTGTTGGATTTGATTAACTCAGGTGAGTATGATTCCATCAAGGTGATTTTTAAGGACAAAAAAATGAAAGAGTTAGAGATGAGTAAAACACAAGATGCAAAATCCCAACTTATGGACATCATGAAGAAGGGGGCTTACCAAAACATTACGATTAAAAGTCACAAAGGTGTTGTTTCCCATATAGAGAATACTATTAAAGTAAAGCTATAATTGAATCTAATGAAATCAAAAAGAATATCACCTGCCACAAGCAGGATAATAAAAACGGTGCAGCCCCTGAATCACAGCTCAGACCTGTACCTTATTTGTTATTACAATGTCAAACCTAACTCTAAAAGAAAATGGTAGTAATCTAAAAAACAGAAAAGAAAATCTTCCCATACTGGGTAATTCAAAACTTTCACTCGCTGAATGCCGCAAAATTATTAATGATGGTGCAGTTAATTATACTGACGAAGAATTATTAAAATTGAGAGACTGGCTAGATAATTTGGCTGAAATAGCAATAGCCATTATTGAAAACACAGGAGTTAACGAAATGAATGAAATACTACAAAATTTAAAGAGGAAATAATTAATAAAAATCCCGCTCCGCATGTGCGGAGCGGTTAACTTATCAAGATGAAAAAAACAGCTATTCTTTATTCGAGAGTATCCACCGATGAGCAAAACAATGGTTACAGCCCTGCCGACCAAAAGGAAAGGCTGTATAAATATTGTGAGCAAAAAAATATTGAGGTGCTTGGATTTTACCACGATGATGAAAGTGGTAAATCATTCAACCGTCCAAAATGGCTAACTATTATGGACTACCTCAAGACTAACAAAAACTCGGTAGATTATATATTATTTATTAAATGGGATAGATTCTCTCGGGATGCAACTGAAACATACATCACCATTAAAGCACTCAGAAAATTAGGAGTTGAAGCACAAGCAATTGAGCAGCCACTTGATTTGGATATTCCTGAACAGAAATTAATGTTAGCATTGTATGTTGTATCTCCAGAAGTGGATAATGACAGACGTGCATTGAATGTAATTAGGGGAATGCGAAGGGCAAAAAAAGAAGGACGTTGGCTTGGCAATTCACCTTTCGGATATAAAAACACAAGAGACGATAAAAACAAACCAATTATTGTTCCTGAAGGAGGAAAAAATGAAGCACTTATTAAAAAAGCATTTCAGCAATTTTCAACGGGTGTTTACAATATTGAAGAGTTAAGGAGGATGCTAAGCAGTGAAGGGCTTAAACTCACAAAAAATGCTTTTGCCGCAGCTTTAAAAAACAAAACCTATATCGGTAAAATTTTTATTGCTAAATATAAAAATGAGTCTGCTCAATGGGTAGATGGGATTCACGATGCAATAATTGATGAAGTAACCTTTCATAAGGTGCAAGATATCTTAACAGGTCGTAAAAGAAATAT
The sequence above is a segment of the Bacteroidota bacterium genome. Coding sequences within it:
- a CDS encoding T9SS type A sorting domain-containing protein; this translates as MAPCLKLKEEQIKFLNNWISQIETEQLLKSGAISLFEFDDYIKIQSSGNREFKTIGNTQANIDTIIETFVSPVVPLIHQTVYDNLGNIYSVSSNMDSVSLNYHITKTDSTNSIIWEQIFDGKNGGADSSYAILMDDNSFLYVIGKSWNGIDYDVVTLKYDTAGNMYWKAMYNDMVIGNDEPIGFEIDSTFRMKVYVKSSNDSVQLFKTIYYSQCDTACAQNYRLKKANQDKSLIVIDADLTLQVYPTPASDKLNVLLKSNSHSETFLMKMYDMTGKLVFSRKINYKYVMDISNFKKGVYQLVISDNSHSLRHRIVID
- a CDS encoding IS256 family transposase, giving the protein MDKNKTKPGEHFPKGFFKQFKNKESFQEYFNSVFKQGIEEMLQSELDEHLGYSKHTKEGYNTGNSRNGSFPKTITTENVGEVLLNIPRDRNGEFEPQVISKGQTISSKIEDAIIGMYSRGMTTSDVRKQVEDIYGLQISETTVSNITEGIMISAKEWQQRPLEPVYFAVWMDGVVLKIREDGKVINKCVYIVIGLTPDGMKEVLGFWIEKTESAAFWMTVLTDLKLRGVEDILIACTDNLKGFTQAIKAVFPEAVTQLCIVHQIRNSCKFVVWKDRKEFCLDLKNIYTAINRKVALDELEKFKIKWQAKYKYAITSWEENWDNLTTYFEYPLELRKLIYTTNTIENLNRGIRKYTKTKTQFPNENAATKSIYLSIKNIEFAWGKSIKDWGIILYQFLIIFESRCRL
- a CDS encoding MerR family transcriptional regulator, with product MMNQNISIAPFWGAEPTFSNLEKLTDFLLEERFTIKDLGVSYTNITYWDKQGILSFNRSAGGKWRNFNFIDFMWIKTVDELREIGISTKLIKAAKKNLFQPFNMKPYMENIKANPDEFEIITKNYSKEEREKLKKIYAQIEKKPTNKKITQFYYAINHAIQLNEQIKLEIFKDGSVIIHPYQNLNTQEEVLKVINDLHISISLTTILKNFLTGYSEHITHVMTELKILQPNEINLLDLINSGEYDSIKVIFKDKKMKELEMSKTQDAKSQLMDIMKKGAYQNITIKSHKGVVSHIENTIKVKL